The following proteins are encoded in a genomic region of Actinomadura sp. NAK00032:
- a CDS encoding TIGR03668 family PPOX class F420-dependent oxidoreductase — protein MPKLPPDEARRLLATAPVARLATVGEDARPHLVPVTFAVHRGAVYTAVDHKPKSSRDLRRLANIRANPRVALLADHYEDDWDRLWWVRVDGRAAVVDDPARMAEPVALLADRYAQYRDRPPEGPVIAVTIDAWTGWSAS, from the coding sequence GTGCCGAAGCTTCCACCGGACGAGGCGCGCCGGCTGCTGGCGACCGCCCCCGTCGCGCGCCTGGCGACCGTGGGGGAGGACGCGCGACCCCACCTGGTCCCGGTGACCTTCGCCGTGCACCGGGGCGCCGTCTACACGGCCGTCGACCACAAGCCCAAGAGCAGCCGCGACCTGCGGCGGCTCGCCAACATCCGCGCCAACCCGCGCGTCGCGCTGCTGGCCGACCACTACGAGGACGACTGGGACCGCCTGTGGTGGGTCCGGGTGGACGGCCGCGCCGCCGTCGTCGACGACCCGGCGCGCATGGCCGAGCCCGTCGCGCTGCTCGCGGACCGCTACGCCCAGTACCGCGACCGCCCGCCCGAGGGCCCGGTCATCGCCGTGACGATCGACGCCTGGACGGGCTGGTCCGCCTCCTGA